A window of Oncorhynchus nerka isolate Pitt River linkage group LG4, Oner_Uvic_2.0, whole genome shotgun sequence contains these coding sequences:
- the LOC115129017 gene encoding immunoglobulin epsilon heavy chain-like, protein MMRACLFLLWSTLSATWTNQIIVTQTPGVVKMIASGTVTLKCHVDQILAFCHSVTWMKVDARTGTMSTRTNVKINTTSEVGKRDRVCSATITNALVSDSGMYYCLAVHSKAVHTGNGSNLIITESSTESPNIKIVSSDSDGSSAALLCLVSGVVPSQVHVFWLIDGREDSGLTESTWTDNSDSATEFTRNQILVQAEEWDRGVQCTCVVEFEGNSINKTLQRIDLGVLCYVTVWIYRLLGITAWLLLLILATTVAACRGKTRGVQRNDTSKNRGRRHNSS, encoded by the exons ATGATGCGTGCCTGCCTTTTTCTGTTGTGGAGTACTCTCTCAG CTACGTGGACAAACCAAATAATTGTGACCCAGACACCTGGTGTGGTGAAGATGATAGCCAGTGGCACGGTGACTTTGAAGTGCCACGTTGATCAGATTCTCGCCTTTTGCCACTCAGTGACTTGGATGAAAGTAGACGCCAGGACTGGAACAATGAGCACAAGAACTAACGTAAAGATTAATACGACCTCTGAGGTAGGGAAACGGGACAGAGTATGTTCGGCAACCATCACCAACGCATTAGTGAGCGACTCTGGCATGTACTACTGTTTGGCTGTTCACTCCAAGGCGGTCCACACTGGCAACGGATCCAATCTAATCATCACAG AGAGCAGCACTGAATCCCCAAACATCAAAATCGTCTCATCAGACAGCGACGGCTCCTCCGCCGCTCTGCTGTGTTTGGTGTCTGGAGTGGTCCCGTCTCAAGTCCATGTGTTCTGGCTCATAGATGGCAGAGAGGACAGTGGACTTACTGAGTCCACCTGGACAGACAACAGTGATTCAGCCACAGAGTTCACTAGGAACCAGATTCTGGTCCAGGCAGAGGAGTGGGACAGAGGGGTTCAGTGTACGTGTGTGGTGGAGTTTGAGGGAAATTCTATCAACAAAACTCTGCAAAGAATAG ATCTTGGCGTGCTGTGTTACGTCACAGTGTGGATATACAGACTCCTGGGAATAACTGCCTGGCTTCTGCTGTTGATCCTGGCTACCACTGTGGCAGCATGCAGGGGCAAGACTAGAG GTGTTCAGAGGAATGACACCTCAAAGAACAGGGGACGAAGGCATAATTCATCATAA